From the Echeneis naucrates chromosome 7, fEcheNa1.1, whole genome shotgun sequence genome, the window TAGTTCAAGATGGAGACGCTTTTGGAGATGAGGATCAAGTATACGACTTATTTGGTAGTTATTGTGAATTCATCTGTTTCtgctatatttattttcatcttgatttgaaaaaaatatgtggtCCCTGTGTCtttgaattattttctgtttttgaacgAAATTAACAATCCAGGTAATGTATTGAATGTTTAATATTAATTCTGCAGagccttttttccccaaattgaaatgtcacattttaaaaatagggTTGGCTCACAGTTTTCTACTTACACAACTACCAGTTATGAAGCAAAATTATGATTTGTATTCACTCTCTGTCTTTGGTCTCCACTAACTCTTAAATATTTTAGGGaattatttgtatgttttaccTACTAAATTTCCCACACTGTTCACCAGCCAGCAACTAACTCTGAAAATGGTCCCTTTAGATCAGTGAGTGAGAACTGAAACATGAATTTTACAGCCTGACAGCTGAACAATGAGCTGAAATTCACTACGAAGCTGACTGGAGCTACACAGTCAGATAATGCAGCAGCATGCAACACCCTCCGTCCTTGAATCACATAAGGCAAACTTTCCAAAAACCCTCTTGAATGAAGGAAAACTAATTTCAGGAGTTCTTGAATTCAAAACATATTGAAGTAAAAGTTTGAAAATCACCCTTGTTTCCTGATGTAGCTGTTTTGCTTGgagtttattttgtattgtttttatacCCAAGTTGAAAATAGTATAAAAGTTTAGGGTAAAACCATTGCAGCTGACTGCAACATCCCTTCAGAATCTTCCAAAAGCAGCACCAGTTCTCCAGTAATGTCATACTTTTTGtaggttttttattttctatttgtaaGTCTGAATACATTATGTAGACTGACTATGCTGTAAATTATGGGACATtcaaagaaaatcattcataAAGATAACTTTTAATGTCAATATATTACTATTTTCAAgacattattatattatattatattatattatattatattatattatattatattatattatattatattatattatgttatattatattatattatattatattatattatattaagtTTCAATCAAATGTCACAACTAACCGCTGTAGACTCATATGATGGTATCCAGGACTAAGCCTCTGAACTTGAACACCAAAAGAACTATTTTTTTTCGTTGTTGATACAGTTTTGATAACCAGTGAATCATATCTCAgtagaaaaaaatgtcttggCATTTAGCTATTTAGATATTAGCCCATCAAAAAGAGTCAGTTATTATTTTTGCCAATTATCTGCTCAAGTGACCAGTTCTTGTAATTTTTACTGATGCTGCAGACTTCCTGGCAAACACCAGTGATCATGAGTCCCCTGACTTCAACCCAGAGGAGACTCAAAGTGAAAATCCTGCGAGCTACAGAAATCCAGAGAATTATCAAcaaggtgatttaaaaaaaaaaaaaaaaaaaaaaaaccaaatctggatattttattatttacattctGTGTTCACCTTCTACTAACATTACAACATTACTATAAAGTACCTCCATTTGAACATTTGCTTTATAGAAGTCATTGGCCTACATTTTAGTCAAGTTAAAGTTCATTCAAGCATAGTTTAAACTCAGAATTGACTCAGTGTTTCGttctgtttggctgtttgtttttaattctactattgtttgtttttctgaagcaGATACTAACAGAGGTGATCGAATATGGTTTGAGACCCCTACACTGAGCGAAACCACCTTGCTTGTTAATGGGGAGGAAGCTTTTGCCCTTGAACCTGTGACCAACAGTCGTATGCGTCAACAAATACCCAAATGCACATTATGCAGTCATGTTTCAAGTGCAGAAATGCTGGCATCCTTTGAAACTACCCACATCTACAATTCTTCTAAGTCTAAACATAGTTATGCAAGCAGAGTCAAACCAAAAACAAGGTTGTCCACTCCGTGCCAAATGTAGGCTGTCTGTACTTAAAGCAAAACGAGCACTTAATGGCCTTCTACCTTTTGTATTCAGTGAgctcagagaagaagaggggaaagaggaaaCGCAAGCTGGTTGTGGACCAGACTAAAGAGCTTAACAACGAATGTATCAAAAAGCAGCTCTCTGACTATTCAGACCTGATCACCCCTCTGGACATAGCCCCGCCGACTGTGCAGCTTATGCAGTGGAAGGAGCACGGAGCTGCAGACAAACTTTTAACACAGCCATCCTCTACTATAGCAGCGCCACAGATAAATGAGGTAAAGGGATGGCTTATATCATAAACCATTTCATCTGTCCGGAGTGAGTATTACATTAAGCCACATACTCTGACTGTTAAATCCCATTTTGCCTTTTCAGCTCTTTGTCAAGAGTGTTTTCcaggtaaaacattttgttgcagCTGAGGAGCTTGAGGAGATGCGCCAGGATGGACAAGAAGGTTGGATGTTACATATTACAGCGAAGATATATGATATATAATTATTGCACCACTAATTTTATAATACTACAGGTGTtgtcctgtgttttttcttccctgcttttcatttcatacaaACTACATCTTTATGTCTTGTGCAGTTCAGAGGAACACGAGTGCCCTCACTACAGACAACCTCAGTGTCGTCCAATCAAGAGTCGaaactgaagaaacacacaacactgagctGACATTTCTTGAACAAATGAACATGGACAACAGTGACAATGACTCAGATCCTGTAAGTATCAGAATTTCTGGTGTATTGAATGTATCTAGAATAAAAACGATTTACCTTTTCACTCCCAATAACCCTCAACCTTTTTATAGCATTATTTCACaatctgctgtgtttgtcagaATGAAGACAGGTCAGAGTTCACCTATCCTGAATTTCCATCAGAAGATTCCATGTTTGTTCATCCATCTCATATGGAGCATGACACTCAGTCACCTTCCCTCCACACCCAGGTACTTTTGATCACACATCATCATATGGAAACTGGGCAGGGTAGTTAGACTTTGTCACTTTTCagctttcactgtttttttttttttttccatttggaatgaaagtgagaaaaaggACGGTTATCTGTGGAAAATGGCTGGTACAGTAGACAAGTGATGAACATTTGGCAGATGGCGGGTGTTAATTTCACATGCTGCCTTGGAGATGTGCCCAGCATCCCTGAGTGAATTATActcttcattttctaaactgCAGTCTATGCTGGGCAGCCAGGACTTTCAGGAGAGAAGAATAAACAGGCGAGCACAGAAGCTTCTGAGCGCACTGAAAGTAAGAacctaaaaatacattttcacatatttgtaGCTGCATGACACAAAGTAAATTTTAATTCAGAGCAATGTCTATAAAAAGCCTGCATGGCCATGACACAGTACTTATGCCACAAAGGACGTggatttaaagatgaaaaagctGGGTAGGATTAAGGATGATGCTTGGAAATTAAATTTGTAAAtcgcctgtgtgtgtggcagagccAGAGCAACAGGGAGACCCGTTTTGCCCTAAAAGCCCTCTGTGAAGGGTGCACACGGTCGCAGGCTGCTGCCACCTTCTTCTGTTTGCTTgtcctgaaaaaacaacaagctcTCTACCTGTACCAGAGTGCTCCCTATGaggacatcatcatcatcataccTGGACCCACTTTCTACGATCAGTAAAACAGAAACCTGCCTTCTTAGATCACAGGTTGAGTTCATAATTGACTTGTGgttcttttttcctctggat encodes:
- the rad21l1 gene encoding double-strand-break repair protein rad21-like protein 1: MLFYTQLFTSKRGSLAKIWLAAHWERKLTKAHVFECNLEATIRDIISPKMKMGLRTSGHLLLGVVRIYSRKAKYLLIDCNDALLKIKLAFRPGQTDLPEEGLEATVTAITLSEDFSAFDTQLPSLSDIDVVDHFSLNQSRLEDITLKEDFGTGSLNFPEMRAECQGPQSTLLDMNFHSLVQDGDAFGDEDQVYDLFDTNRGDRIWFETPTLSETTLLVNGEEAFALEPVTNSLSSEKKRGKRKRKLVVDQTKELNNECIKKQLSDYSDLITPLDIAPPTVQLMQWKEHGAADKLLTQPSSTIAAPQINELFVKSVFQVKHFVAAEELEEMRQDGQEASLSELYSSFSKLQSMLGSQDFQERRINRRAQKLLSALKSQSNRETRFALKALCEGCTRSQAAATFFCLLVLKKQQALYLYQSAPYEDIIIIIPGPTFYDQ